The Candidatus Nitrosopumilus sp. SW genomic sequence GTTGGAATGCCAAAAATTGACCCTGATGCAAAATGGGGAGTTACAGTTTGTAAATTACAGCAAGGAAAATACAAGTGGAAATTGGTAAAATTAAAAGAAAATGGAGAAATCAAGCACGAATGCCTTGATGAGAAGATAATTCCTTTAGCAGTAAAAGATTACAAAGTTGAAGATGACAAACACTGGAGCTTTTTGATTGATGACAATATCAACAAAGCAGTGGAAATTTAATTTTTAAAATGGAACTCAAAGTTCACATAAATGACATTCATGGCAGTCAGATGGCTGCAAAGATTAACGGCAAATTTACCCTCGACAACAATGACTTTCGTTTTACTGCAATAGCATTTGGAAGAATTGGTGGACAAAATGTTGGGGCAAAAATTTCTAAGGATACTGAAAGAGAATTAAAAAAACTAGGCTATGATGTTGATGAAGTAATAATGTCTCTTCAAAGAAATCTACTCCAAGGTGACATGTCATTGCCAGAAGGACTCAAAAAAGAGTCATTTGTTGATGACTAGAACTCTGCTTCTTCTAATGCTTTAGCACAAGTACAACTTCTAGTTTTAGGAATTTTTTCAATTAATTCTGTTAGTATTTTCTTTGTACCTTCAACATTTTTTGAAAGTGTTTCTAAAACTTCTTTTGCAGTAACTGGTTTTTCTGCCCAAACATCATAATCAGTTACAGTTGAGATTGATGCATAACAAATTTGTGCCTCTCTTGCTAGTTGACATTCAGGAACTAGTGTCATGCCAATGATATCTGCACCCGTTGTTCTGTAGAATTTTGATTCTGCTTTTGTAGAGAATCTTGGACCTTCAATGCAGACATAAGTACAATCTTTGTGTATGTGCATATTTTGATTGTCTGTGACTTCAACAATTGATGATTGTAATTCTGGACAGAATGGGTCTGCTACTGAAATGTGAATTACTTTGCCGTCTTCAGAAAATGAACCGTCTCTTGATTTTGTAAAGTCTAGAAACTGTGAAGGCAATACAAAATGTCCTGGCTCTAATGCTTCTTTTAGGCTGCCTACTGCTGATGGTGCAATAATTCTTGTAACTCCAAGTTCCTTGAATGCCCAAATGTTTGCTTTAAAATTAATCATGTGTGGGGGAATGGTGTGTTTTTTCCCATGTCTGGGGAGAAAAGCAATTTTTCTTCCTTTGAATGTTCCAACTGTGATCGTATCTGATGGTTTTCCATATGGCGTATCGATATCTACTTCTTTTGCATCTTCAAGTAATCCTGAATCATAAATTCCAGTACCGCCAAAAATTCCAATCTCTACGTCTTTTTCCATTAGTATTTCACCAGTGATTTACAATCATAATTGCTAATTCCTTTCATTCCGTTAAGGTCTGTTAGTTCTATGATAAATGCAAAACCAACAATTTTTCCTCCTACTTTTTCAATTAGTTTTGCAGATGCTTTGGCAGTTCCTCCTGTAGCTAACAAGTCATCACAAATGAGCACTCTTTGTCCTTCCTCAAGGATGTCCTTTTGAATCTCTATGGTGTCTTTACCATATTCTATTGTGTATGAGATTTTTGTGGTCTTTCCAGGTAATTTTCCTGCCTTTCTAATCATCATCATGCCTTTGTTATATCTTGTTGCAAGTATACATGCTAGAATGAATCCTCTAGATTCTATTCCTGCAAAAATGTCGATATTTTTTGGATGAAAATACTTTGAGAATTCATCTGCAATTGATTCCATTGCTGATGGATCTTTTAAAATTGGGCTAAAGTCTCTAAATAAAATCCCTTTTTTAGGAAAATTTGGATATTCTGCTATTTTGTCTCTTAGGTTCATGCTTGTTGCTAAATTTAGGTGAAATAAAATTGTTTGAGATTAATTTATCTCAAAAGTGGTTTCACCTGATGTAAATGCATCAGATACTTTGATTGTATATGTTCCAGGTTCTGTATCTTTAGGAATTATCCATGGTTGGTTTATTTCCCCTTGAGATGATGCTTGGAATGATAATGACTCTATGACTTGACCATCTTCTGTCACAATATCAAGTGTAACCGTTTGACTAACTCCTACTACTTTGATTTGAAGTGTTTTTCCGTATCCTGGAATTTCTGCTCCTTCTTCAACAGTTATTTGAATTCCTTCTGTTACTGTGGCTATTACTTCTATTTCTATTATGTCAAAGTTTGCTCCACTCTTTGCACTAATTGTCCACATTCCACCTTTTCCATCTGATGGAATTCTAAATGAACTCTCGGAAACTTTTCCATTTTTGTCTGAAAATGTCTCTCTTTCTTTTATTATGTTTCCATCAGGGTCTGTCAAAGTTATGGTTAGTAAGACATTCTTTGCAGTGTCTCCTAAAATAAGAATAGAATCACCTGGTCTGTAATCTAATTTTGTAGTGTTAATTTGAATTTCTCCTGAACCTGTTTGTAATCCTACGGTGAAAACTTCTGAATTTTGTGCACTTCCTTTACTAACTACTGCTGAATACACACCTGATGCATATCCTGACAAATCAAGTTGATATTCTGCGGTTCCATCTCCTCCTAAAGTAATTGAAATGGATTCACCTTTTGGTTTATCTGATGGATCTATGATTAACAAACTAACAATCTCAGAAGGTTTTCCTGTAAACGAAATTATTGCAGTATCTCCAGCACTGTAATTAAGTTCATCAAATTCTAAGTTGACTGGAATTGTAGGCAGTTGGCCTAATCCCGCAAATATGAACTCTGTATCTTTTTCTTGCGTTGCAATTAATGTGTAAGTTCCTTTAGGTGATGATTGTTCGGTGGTATATTCAAATTTTACAAATCCTGATTCATCTAACTGCATGATATCTGAAAATAGTTCTTTTCCTAAAGGATCTTCTAAAATAAGTTCGATTGATTTGTTAGGTAAAGCAGTTCCATTGAATTTCATTACTTCTCCTGGTTCAAATTTTAATTTTGATGGTGTGATGATTATTTTCTTATCTGATTCCACAGTCCATGATTTTAGGATATTTTCTCGTCCATCTGTAATTGTTGCACTATATTTTCCAAATGGTGTGTCTAATGGAATGATTATTGGCTCTGCTAATCTCCAGTTTCCTTTGGCATCAACTTCAGCTGTTCTTGAATTAATTATATCTCCATCTGGATTTTTTATTTCTGCAGTAACTGCGCTGTTAGGTTTTCCGGTACCTGAAATCTCCAAAAAGTCTCCTCTATAAATCACATTTGATATTCCTTTGATTGTGAGTTTGATGTTATCTGTTTCTGGAATTCTATTGTCCACTTCTCCAATTCTTAGACTGATCTTTTTTTCTTCTCCTTCACTATCTTTGACTTTAAAATCTACTCTATCTGCATTTTGGTTTTGAGGAATTTTCATTGTTGTCATGAAATGACCGTTCTCATCTGTTACAAAACTACCAATTTTTGAATTATCTATGTAAAAGTCAAATTCATGTGATGCACCAAAATTATCTCCTGTTACTCTAATCGATGAACCTGCATTGGGTTTTTCTGGAATAATTCTAAAGACTGATTCAGAAAGAATTCCTGCCCCTTCAGGTTTCTTTGTTGGTGTGATTTCTGTATTTTCTACTACTTTGGGTAATTCTTTTGGTAGTACTTTACCCATACCTTGTTGCTCACTTCTTGTATCTATCGCTTTCCAGTTTATTCCTGGATTCTTGTTATCTGTTTTAACACCAAATTTTACCGATTCACCTTTTTTGATTGGTTCTGAAGTTGTAAAAATAATGACTCCTTGTGGGGTTTTTTCACCTACCCACCCTTTTTCAGTTTTAAAAGATTTGAAATTAAAGTCTGCACCAAGCCAAATTCTAAAAGTATTGATTTCTTTATCTAGTTCATTTGTAAATTCTATGATTGTTGTTTCTTCCAGACCTATACTGTTGGCACTAATTTCTTCACCGTATACATTATTTGGAATTGCAATTAATGTAATTGAAAATAGTAATGCAATTGAAAGGAAAATTCCTCTCATAGAGGATTTATTCATTATATTCAAACTAGTCATCTCTCACTTAAACCTTAAAGTTTTTTTCCTCTTTTTCTATTTTTAAATTCAGGCTTTTTCATGAGCAAACTTCTTAAGCTTTGGCCTTTTGAAATTTGTCTAAATCTGATTTTGTATTGACATTTTGATATTGTCTGATTCGTTCTGCAATTAACCTGTATAATGATCTGAATTGGTCTTTTGTTTTATCTGATAGAAAACTAGTCTCCTCTAATGCAATTTTTTCACAAATGTATCTGGTAATATCCTCGTTGTTGAATTTACCCCAATCATCATCACTATGTTCTTGCCATATTTTTCTTAATTTTTCTAAATTACCTTTACCTTCTTTTGCTAGTACATCTTCAGGCGTAAGATTTGAGAATCCCTCTTGTCTCAATTTGATTTCATAAGTTTGATTTACCGGATGTAGGTAATCTTCAAGAACAATATAATCTTCAATTGATTC encodes the following:
- a CDS encoding adenine phosphoribosyltransferase; the encoded protein is MNLRDKIAEYPNFPKKGILFRDFSPILKDPSAMESIADEFSKYFHPKNIDIFAGIESRGFILACILATRYNKGMMMIRKAGKLPGKTTKISYTIEYGKDTIEIQKDILEEGQRVLICDDLLATGGTAKASAKLIEKVGGKIVGFAFIIELTDLNGMKGISNYDCKSLVKY
- a CDS encoding S-methyl-5'-thioadenosine phosphorylase, producing MEKDVEIGIFGGTGIYDSGLLEDAKEVDIDTPYGKPSDTITVGTFKGRKIAFLPRHGKKHTIPPHMINFKANIWAFKELGVTRIIAPSAVGSLKEALEPGHFVLPSQFLDFTKSRDGSFSEDGKVIHISVADPFCPELQSSIVEVTDNQNMHIHKDCTYVCIEGPRFSTKAESKFYRTTGADIIGMTLVPECQLAREAQICYASISTVTDYDVWAEKPVTAKEVLETLSKNVEGTKKILTELIEKIPKTRSCTCAKALEEAEF
- a CDS encoding biofilm-associated protein encodes the protein MNKSSMRGIFLSIALLFSITLIAIPNNVYGEEISANSIGLEETTIIEFTNELDKEINTFRIWLGADFNFKSFKTEKGWVGEKTPQGVIIFTTSEPIKKGESVKFGVKTDNKNPGINWKAIDTRSEQQGMGKVLPKELPKVVENTEITPTKKPEGAGILSESVFRIIPEKPNAGSSIRVTGDNFGASHEFDFYIDNSKIGSFVTDENGHFMTTMKIPQNQNADRVDFKVKDSEGEEKKISLRIGEVDNRIPETDNIKLTIKGISNVIYRGDFLEISGTGKPNSAVTAEIKNPDGDIINSRTAEVDAKGNWRLAEPIIIPLDTPFGKYSATITDGRENILKSWTVESDKKIIITPSKLKFEPGEVMKFNGTALPNKSIELILEDPLGKELFSDIMQLDESGFVKFEYTTEQSSPKGTYTLIATQEKDTEFIFAGLGQLPTIPVNLEFDELNYSAGDTAIISFTGKPSEIVSLLIIDPSDKPKGESISITLGGDGTAEYQLDLSGYASGVYSAVVSKGSAQNSEVFTVGLQTGSGEIQINTTKLDYRPGDSILILGDTAKNVLLTITLTDPDGNIIKERETFSDKNGKVSESSFRIPSDGKGGMWTISAKSGANFDIIEIEVIATVTEGIQITVEEGAEIPGYGKTLQIKVVGVSQTVTLDIVTEDGQVIESLSFQASSQGEINQPWIIPKDTEPGTYTIKVSDAFTSGETTFEIN